Proteins encoded by one window of Silvibacterium dinghuense:
- a CDS encoding DUF1501 domain-containing protein: MIDRRKLLQLGLKGGVATATMPLWMRLAGASAYAQSSSSYKAIVCITLFGGNDGNNMIVPLTSATYQQYATLRQGLALSQSALLPVQDLTTGAAYGFHPSLKNVSSLFTQGYASVIANCGPMDQPLTKTLLQENSSLLPQIFGSHPVSIAQWESATTGSAPSTGWGGRIADQISSLSGVLPPVLSVSGVGTFTVGASTQPVTMMQSAIGGAALPSGLLDPTNDIAVIDESSANEIIQHAAALRVSTMQMQNVLTESQTAGSTLKTTFPTSALGQNLQTIAEVINGRSVVGASRQLFYCSTGGYDTHGSQLATHASLLSDFDSSVGAFVAALQEIGMLQNVLILTLSDFGRTMQSNSNAGSDHAWGNHQLVLGGGLTGKRLIGSLPDFDLGGSQDYTGQGVWIPGIATQQIAGAAASWLGLGSSQIANIFPNLSAFSSSTFTL, from the coding sequence ATGATCGATCGACGGAAACTTCTGCAGCTCGGACTCAAGGGTGGCGTCGCTACCGCCACCATGCCTCTCTGGATGCGTCTTGCGGGTGCCAGCGCTTATGCCCAGTCCTCCAGCAGCTACAAAGCCATCGTCTGCATTACGCTCTTCGGCGGCAACGATGGCAACAACATGATCGTTCCGCTCACCAGCGCCACGTATCAGCAGTACGCCACACTGCGACAGGGCCTTGCACTCTCCCAGTCCGCACTTCTCCCCGTGCAGGATCTGACCACGGGTGCAGCCTATGGCTTCCATCCCAGCCTGAAGAATGTCAGCTCTCTCTTTACGCAGGGATATGCATCGGTCATTGCCAACTGCGGCCCGATGGATCAACCGCTCACCAAAACGCTGTTACAGGAGAATTCCAGCCTGCTGCCGCAGATTTTCGGCTCGCATCCTGTCTCCATTGCGCAATGGGAAAGCGCCACGACGGGCAGCGCACCGAGCACCGGCTGGGGCGGACGCATCGCAGATCAGATCAGCAGCCTCTCGGGCGTTCTCCCGCCCGTGCTCAGCGTCAGCGGCGTCGGGACCTTCACTGTCGGAGCATCCACGCAGCCGGTGACGATGATGCAATCGGCTATCGGCGGCGCAGCGCTGCCTTCCGGTCTGCTTGACCCAACCAACGACATTGCCGTCATCGACGAGAGCTCTGCAAACGAGATCATCCAGCACGCCGCAGCCCTGCGTGTCTCCACGATGCAGATGCAAAACGTGCTCACGGAGAGCCAGACCGCCGGCTCCACACTGAAGACGACCTTCCCCACCAGCGCTCTGGGCCAAAACCTGCAAACCATCGCCGAGGTCATCAATGGCCGCTCCGTTGTCGGTGCCTCGCGCCAGCTCTTCTATTGCAGCACCGGAGGCTATGACACCCACGGATCGCAGCTCGCTACCCACGCCAGCCTGCTTAGCGACTTCGATTCCAGTGTTGGCGCTTTTGTCGCTGCGCTCCAAGAGATCGGCATGCTTCAGAATGTGCTGATCCTGACTCTCTCCGACTTTGGCCGCACCATGCAATCCAACTCCAACGCCGGCAGCGACCACGCCTGGGGCAATCATCAGCTCGTCCTCGGCGGAGGCCTGACCGGCAAGCGCCTTATCGGGTCGCTGCCCGACTTCGATCTCGGCGGAAGCCAGGATTACACCGGCCAGGGCGTATGGATTCCGGGCATAGCCACGCAGCAAATTGCCGGCGCTGCGGCCTCATGGCTCGGCCTCGGCTCCAGCCAGATCGCCAACATCTTCCCCAACCTGTCGGCCTTCTCCAGCAGCACCTTCACGCTCTAA
- a CDS encoding glycosyltransferase encodes MTLNKRRVLIYRTDLLPISETFIAAQASALRAFEPRFIGLCRAVRSLDVPRDSILLTGEPSVAGRIRKRLYWSTWVAPLFHRRAASVKADLLHAHFAPDALTATHLAETLNLPLIVTLHGYDVTIPRNSPTTYAKLWKRASLFLCVSEFIRQKALEVGFPAEKLRVHHIGVDVSQFQPSGQIPAADTVLFVSRMVEKKGCEFLLRAMALVQKERPSAQLTVIGDGPLRAQMEQLASTLGINARFLGAQPNSVVRSTLQVSRVFCVPSITARNGDSEGFGMVFAEAQAMGVPVVSFAHGGIPEVVRHGETGFLARERDTEHLAEGLMHYLGDDQSWQRASRRGVEWVREQFDIVKQTMELEQVYAEVIAAAQRRTA; translated from the coding sequence GTGACGCTTAACAAGCGGAGAGTTCTGATCTATCGGACAGACCTCCTTCCTATCAGCGAGACATTTATTGCTGCGCAGGCGAGCGCTCTGCGGGCGTTTGAGCCTCGCTTTATCGGTCTTTGCCGGGCTGTGCGCAGCCTCGACGTGCCCAGGGACTCCATTCTTCTTACCGGTGAGCCTTCCGTCGCCGGCCGCATTCGCAAGCGGTTGTACTGGTCGACATGGGTGGCTCCGCTCTTTCATCGTCGAGCCGCCAGCGTAAAGGCAGATCTGCTGCATGCGCATTTCGCACCGGACGCATTGACCGCAACACACCTGGCGGAGACGCTGAACCTTCCTCTGATCGTCACTCTGCATGGATATGACGTGACGATTCCGCGCAATTCTCCGACTACCTACGCAAAGCTATGGAAACGGGCATCGCTTTTCCTCTGCGTCTCGGAGTTCATCCGGCAGAAGGCTCTTGAGGTCGGATTTCCGGCAGAGAAGTTGAGGGTGCACCACATCGGTGTGGATGTGTCGCAGTTCCAGCCTTCCGGCCAGATCCCAGCTGCAGATACGGTCTTGTTTGTCAGCAGGATGGTGGAGAAGAAGGGGTGCGAATTCCTGCTGCGTGCGATGGCGCTGGTGCAAAAGGAGCGGCCATCGGCACAGTTGACGGTGATTGGTGACGGACCGCTGCGTGCGCAGATGGAGCAGCTGGCGTCGACTCTCGGTATCAATGCACGTTTTCTCGGAGCTCAGCCGAACAGTGTAGTCCGCAGTACGTTGCAGGTCAGCAGAGTCTTCTGTGTGCCGAGTATTACCGCGCGGAATGGTGACAGCGAGGGATTTGGCATGGTCTTCGCCGAGGCTCAAGCCATGGGGGTTCCTGTCGTGAGCTTTGCACACGGAGGTATCCCGGAGGTGGTGCGCCATGGTGAAACGGGTTTTCTGGCCAGAGAACGGGATACGGAGCACCTCGCCGAGGGGCTGATGCATTACCTGGGCGACGATCAGTCCTGGCAACGGGCGAGTCGCCGCGGTGTCGAGTGGGTGCGGGAGCAATTCGACATCGTGAAGCAGACCATGGAGCTCGAGCAGGTCTATGCAGAGGTGATTGCCGCAGCGCAGCGGCGCACGGCATAA
- a CDS encoding glycoside hydrolase family 28 protein, whose protein sequence is MNRRSWIKGAAKGAAGLAAAGWLAGTPLNTYAQQAGIGVWDPRRFGARGDGASKDTQALQQAIDACASAGGGVVSLSPGRYLTGTLVLKSHVELNLQAGAVLLGSRDMGDYTLPAEALTALKGVLVQHLIFALRQQDIAITGQGVIDGQCQIAPNGVPEPSPDNAWKEVEGAHWKLVHYISPMVELGECSRVRVEGVTLQNSAGWTLRPVACNSVLIRGVKVRNPFNIPNSDGIDPTGCQNVQIVDCDVETGDDAICVKTFNPYGPTPVSRNIEVWNCRINTTCNGFKVGVEGYGGFQNITFRDSEIICTADKINERAIGGVSVEMTDNGWIDGVSISNITMKNVRAPIFVRLQNSYKKKDAMMSGRLQNVKISNIRATGAIMASSITGIPGSPVRGITLENIQISTDEPGQMAWKGSVVPDTPNGYPESKMFGRLPSFGLYCRHAESIALNDVHFHSNVGDPRATLHFEDVNGLTLTDVDATGTANPQAFVELQNVQNASIERCVALEPAAVYAAISGSASQNIAFGENDLRKVRMPAQVRQDVPANAVQVKSRPSH, encoded by the coding sequence ATGAATCGCAGATCGTGGATCAAGGGTGCAGCGAAGGGTGCGGCTGGGCTGGCGGCTGCCGGGTGGTTGGCTGGAACTCCGCTAAACACGTATGCGCAGCAGGCAGGCATCGGAGTATGGGACCCTCGCCGTTTTGGAGCACGCGGCGACGGAGCCTCTAAGGATACACAGGCCCTGCAGCAGGCGATTGATGCCTGTGCGTCTGCGGGCGGCGGTGTTGTGTCGCTTTCGCCTGGGCGCTATCTGACAGGCACGCTGGTACTCAAGAGCCATGTAGAGCTCAATTTGCAGGCTGGAGCGGTATTGTTGGGCAGCAGAGATATGGGTGACTACACTCTGCCCGCAGAGGCGCTGACTGCTCTGAAAGGTGTACTGGTACAGCATCTGATCTTCGCTTTGCGGCAGCAGGATATCGCGATCACGGGGCAGGGAGTGATCGACGGGCAGTGCCAGATTGCTCCCAATGGTGTGCCGGAACCATCCCCGGACAATGCATGGAAAGAGGTAGAGGGCGCGCATTGGAAGCTGGTTCACTATATCTCGCCGATGGTGGAGTTGGGCGAATGTTCGCGCGTGCGGGTGGAAGGCGTGACGCTGCAGAACTCTGCGGGGTGGACGCTGCGACCGGTAGCTTGCAATAGCGTGCTGATTCGTGGCGTCAAGGTTCGTAATCCTTTCAATATTCCCAACTCCGATGGGATCGATCCGACAGGCTGTCAGAATGTGCAGATCGTGGATTGCGATGTGGAGACGGGCGACGATGCGATCTGTGTGAAGACCTTCAATCCGTATGGGCCGACGCCGGTTTCTCGCAATATCGAGGTATGGAACTGCCGGATCAACACAACGTGTAATGGGTTTAAGGTCGGCGTCGAAGGGTATGGAGGATTCCAGAACATCACCTTTCGAGATTCGGAGATCATCTGTACCGCGGACAAGATCAATGAACGGGCAATCGGCGGCGTTTCGGTCGAGATGACAGATAACGGTTGGATCGACGGTGTTTCGATATCGAATATCACGATGAAAAATGTTCGGGCTCCGATCTTCGTTCGCCTGCAGAACTCTTATAAGAAGAAGGATGCGATGATGTCCGGGCGTCTGCAGAATGTAAAGATCTCGAACATAAGGGCGACCGGCGCGATCATGGCGTCTTCCATCACCGGGATTCCTGGGTCTCCGGTGCGTGGAATCACGCTTGAAAATATTCAGATCAGCACGGATGAGCCGGGACAGATGGCATGGAAAGGCAGTGTGGTACCGGACACTCCGAACGGGTATCCGGAATCGAAAATGTTCGGCAGGCTTCCATCCTTTGGGCTTTACTGCCGCCATGCAGAGTCGATTGCACTGAACGATGTTCACTTTCACTCGAATGTGGGTGATCCGCGAGCGACACTCCATTTTGAAGATGTGAATGGCTTGACTCTGACCGATGTGGATGCGACGGGGACGGCCAATCCGCAGGCTTTTGTAGAGCTGCAAAATGTGCAGAATGCGTCTATTGAGCGCTGCGTGGCGCTTGAGCCGGCAGCCGTTTACGCCGCTATCTCCGGATCAGCAAGCCAGAACATCGCATTCGGAGAAAATGATTTGCGGAAGGTGCGCATGCCGGCGCAGGTGAGGCAGGATGTGCCTGCGAACGCGGTTCAGGTGAAATCGCGTCCAAGTCACTGA
- a CDS encoding O-antigen ligase family protein: MIANYGSGSALHSLELCFYYGIICLAVFPYMKQLMPVILENKLSFALPLWAVFSTVWSQEPKRSFAFAITVVINTVFAIFLAVRFKPKQQMQLFLLVGLVATLGSFLIIGGMPKAGIDYKNHTIGCEGIYPHKNICGVLTAIFMLPAYFYRFKGNSAAFKKASYLFCAVVLSAISTSRTGWLVLLCCLLFVYLAKNLRRFSVLERILVISTLPALATAAGCLIYLYRAELLKLMDKSATLSGRTIIWHAVFLSIMKRPLFGFGYDAFWIGFKGEAIHLALASGAPGLANAENALFQLCLEVGLVGVILILAILGQGVWRAIQCYRSDTPGYALWYMSMIFVEVLALVDGQRYMIPHSIEWTILVFSNACLAMEVKRQRALVTA; the protein is encoded by the coding sequence ATGATCGCGAATTACGGGAGTGGCTCGGCTCTGCACTCCCTGGAGCTTTGCTTCTACTACGGGATCATCTGTCTGGCTGTATTTCCGTATATGAAGCAGTTGATGCCTGTCATCCTGGAAAACAAGCTTTCCTTTGCGCTTCCGCTCTGGGCCGTGTTTTCTACCGTCTGGTCGCAGGAGCCCAAGCGAAGTTTTGCCTTTGCCATAACGGTGGTGATCAATACCGTATTCGCCATCTTTCTTGCCGTACGCTTTAAGCCGAAACAGCAGATGCAGCTTTTCCTGTTGGTGGGATTAGTGGCAACCCTGGGAAGCTTTCTCATCATCGGAGGCATGCCGAAGGCTGGGATTGATTACAAGAATCACACCATCGGTTGCGAGGGCATCTATCCGCACAAGAATATCTGTGGCGTATTGACTGCCATCTTTATGTTGCCGGCGTACTTTTACCGATTTAAGGGAAATTCGGCAGCATTCAAGAAAGCAAGTTATTTGTTTTGCGCTGTTGTGTTGAGTGCGATCTCCACTTCGCGTACCGGCTGGCTGGTGTTGTTGTGCTGCCTGTTGTTTGTTTACCTGGCGAAGAACCTTCGCCGCTTCAGCGTGCTTGAGCGGATACTGGTGATTTCGACGCTTCCCGCCCTGGCAACTGCAGCCGGATGCCTGATCTATCTTTACCGCGCAGAGCTGCTGAAACTGATGGATAAGAGCGCTACGCTGAGCGGACGCACCATCATCTGGCACGCGGTGTTTCTCTCCATCATGAAACGGCCTCTCTTCGGATTTGGCTATGACGCGTTCTGGATCGGATTCAAGGGCGAGGCGATCCACCTGGCTTTGGCTTCCGGCGCCCCTGGGTTGGCGAATGCAGAGAATGCACTCTTCCAGCTCTGTCTTGAAGTGGGACTGGTCGGCGTGATCCTGATCCTTGCGATTCTAGGACAGGGAGTATGGCGTGCGATTCAGTGCTATCGCTCCGATACGCCGGGGTACGCGCTCTGGTATATGTCCATGATCTTTGTCGAAGTACTTGCTCTGGTAGATGGTCAGCGCTACATGATTCCGCATTCGATTGAGTGGACGATCCTTGTGTTTTCCAATGCTTGTCTGGCCATGGAAGTAAAGCGGCAGAGAGCTTTGGTGACTGCATGA
- a CDS encoding glycosyltransferase family 4 protein, whose translation MASKQKRILFIDLGASMGGVESYLIGLAGMLDGHADLFAVCILPELAEVLRRAGVRVSMVPAFKGIFKPLRFVVGLAVILFVLLLRRIDVIQVNGLLESLYLLPARMLGREAVYTRHGPFEDDLYSWFRSPHKYFPRLASKTFVRFATHTVCVSETVGRAVRRILPAEKMTVIPNWVSKIPDTPKEWNQAHEGWEILYVGRLERYKGVQFVIDALRGVPEAKLTVVGDGTYRKELESMAEGVNVEFAGFRKDTEVFYRRADVFVMPSMGPEGLPMVSLEAMGHGLPCIFSDLEVHEEITEDGYAAMLFESGRAKDLAAQLNRLFGDRSLAAEYGRRARELVLRKYHPAAARRAYWKVFGVAGEALAARSRGSENLNYEM comes from the coding sequence ATGGCAAGCAAGCAGAAACGAATCCTTTTTATCGACCTGGGCGCGTCGATGGGAGGCGTGGAGTCTTACCTGATCGGCCTGGCCGGGATGCTGGATGGCCATGCGGATCTATTTGCCGTATGTATCCTGCCGGAACTGGCCGAGGTGTTGCGCCGTGCTGGAGTGCGGGTTTCCATGGTGCCGGCATTCAAGGGAATCTTCAAGCCACTGCGTTTCGTCGTGGGGCTTGCAGTCATTCTCTTCGTCCTGCTTCTGCGGAGGATCGATGTCATACAGGTGAATGGCCTGTTGGAGTCGCTGTATCTGCTTCCTGCACGGATGCTGGGACGTGAGGCCGTCTACACGCGGCATGGTCCATTTGAAGATGATCTCTACTCATGGTTCCGCAGCCCACACAAGTACTTTCCGCGTCTGGCCTCAAAGACATTTGTGCGATTTGCAACGCATACCGTCTGTGTCTCTGAAACAGTTGGGCGCGCCGTGCGGCGAATCCTCCCCGCAGAGAAGATGACTGTGATCCCGAACTGGGTGAGCAAAATTCCAGATACCCCGAAAGAATGGAATCAGGCTCATGAAGGCTGGGAGATTTTGTATGTCGGGCGGCTGGAGCGCTACAAGGGCGTGCAGTTTGTGATAGATGCTCTGCGTGGGGTGCCTGAGGCAAAGCTCACCGTGGTAGGAGACGGCACGTACCGGAAAGAGCTCGAGTCCATGGCGGAAGGGGTAAATGTAGAGTTCGCCGGTTTTCGAAAGGACACGGAGGTCTTTTACAGGCGAGCGGATGTTTTTGTGATGCCGTCGATGGGGCCTGAAGGCTTGCCCATGGTGAGCCTGGAAGCGATGGGGCATGGTCTTCCGTGTATCTTCAGCGATCTGGAAGTGCATGAAGAGATTACGGAAGATGGATATGCGGCCATGCTCTTTGAGAGCGGGCGAGCAAAGGACCTCGCAGCGCAGCTGAACCGGCTCTTCGGAGATCGATCTCTGGCCGCAGAATATGGACGCCGGGCAAGAGAACTTGTGCTGCGCAAGTACCATCCGGCGGCAGCGCGGAGAGCCTATTGGAAAGTATTCGGTGTTGCGGGTGAGGCGCTGGCGGCGCGTAGTCGTGGGTCTGAAAACCTGAACTACGAAATGTAA
- a CDS encoding glycosyltransferase family 2 protein encodes MPRFSLVVATYGRTDELRVLLHSLVRQNYPDYELIVVDQNRDDRIAVLLSEFANRVPYRHIVSPPGASRARNAGFMQARGEIVAFPDDDCWYTDGLLANVDQWFRTHEKYDILAVGAIDEEGIASGNRWIQSSCDLRPINIFRTTFCSSLFLRNTPVAREAAFDETIGPGAGTSFGCGDETDFILQLMELGFRGRFDRTWSIGHPRRDMLSSQIVQERAVSYGRGMGRVLRKHSLYSLWLMLAAYDLARAVLVTLRGKIAAAGLCFAHCRGILGGFTAGQPRVMKLGQELNT; translated from the coding sequence TTGCCCCGATTTTCTTTAGTCGTCGCCACCTATGGACGCACCGACGAGCTACGGGTGCTTCTGCATTCGCTGGTGCGACAGAATTATCCGGATTATGAATTAATTGTCGTCGATCAGAATCGTGACGACCGCATTGCGGTACTCCTCTCTGAGTTTGCCAACCGTGTGCCTTATCGGCATATCGTGTCTCCGCCTGGAGCATCGCGGGCGAGAAATGCCGGGTTCATGCAGGCCAGGGGAGAGATCGTCGCGTTTCCGGATGACGACTGCTGGTACACGGATGGGCTTCTGGCGAATGTCGATCAATGGTTCCGGACCCATGAGAAATACGACATCCTGGCTGTCGGTGCTATCGATGAAGAAGGCATTGCAAGCGGAAACCGGTGGATTCAGAGTTCGTGCGATCTGCGTCCGATCAATATTTTCCGGACCACCTTCTGTTCCAGCCTTTTTCTGCGGAATACCCCGGTAGCCAGAGAAGCGGCATTTGATGAAACGATTGGGCCTGGCGCTGGAACTTCGTTTGGCTGCGGTGATGAGACAGACTTCATCCTTCAGTTGATGGAACTGGGCTTCCGCGGGCGCTTCGATCGTACATGGAGCATCGGTCACCCTCGGCGGGATATGCTGAGCAGCCAGATTGTCCAGGAGCGTGCTGTCAGCTATGGTCGCGGGATGGGACGCGTATTGCGCAAGCATTCGCTCTATTCTCTATGGCTGATGCTGGCGGCCTATGATCTGGCACGGGCCGTTCTGGTTACGCTGCGGGGTAAGATCGCGGCCGCAGGGCTCTGCTTTGCACACTGCAGAGGCATTCTCGGTGGCTTCACCGCTGGGCAGCCTCGGGTGATGAAGCTGGGACAGGAGCTGAACACGTAA
- a CDS encoding glycosyltransferase family 2 protein: protein MRAWENGGNPGSSRSGNPVGIWNKEKVRQVSYQVSAVIPTRNRPALVCRAVRSVLRQTFQEIEVIVVVDGPDEETVSALHAIGDARVRVLALEDNVGGSEARNVGARAAVGEWIALLDDDDEWLPEKIEKQLAVAKTLPGPRILVACQYLDQMGDTELVRPRRFLAPGQKISDFLYSEVSWLGLMEGFPQTSTWLISRSFFLEAPFTKGLKRNQDTDWLLRSLRLPGVSVALVPEVLSIFYNERKRKRITGSMDWQDCRNWAVGNREIFTPKALSSYLAILPMNLAAQEGVPLRKRFSLVSDCRKYGALDAKILWLLLLNGMVYPYLRKIMSPDVRKRVLYYASFRGLRGSQRPSDRKGDKEYSAGIS, encoded by the coding sequence ATGCGGGCATGGGAAAATGGTGGAAATCCTGGCTCAAGTCGAAGTGGCAATCCCGTTGGGATATGGAATAAGGAGAAGGTTCGACAGGTGTCCTATCAAGTCAGCGCTGTGATTCCTACACGAAACCGTCCGGCACTCGTATGCCGCGCGGTGCGGAGCGTACTGCGTCAGACCTTTCAGGAGATCGAGGTCATTGTGGTCGTGGACGGCCCTGATGAAGAAACGGTCTCCGCACTCCATGCCATCGGGGATGCCCGCGTCCGTGTTCTCGCGCTGGAGGATAATGTCGGCGGTTCGGAGGCCCGGAATGTTGGCGCGCGAGCAGCAGTCGGGGAATGGATCGCACTGCTGGACGACGATGACGAGTGGTTACCGGAGAAGATCGAAAAGCAGCTGGCGGTGGCAAAAACACTTCCTGGCCCCCGCATTCTGGTTGCCTGCCAATACCTGGACCAGATGGGCGACACCGAGCTGGTCCGTCCGCGGCGGTTTCTGGCTCCTGGCCAGAAGATCAGCGATTTTCTGTACAGCGAAGTTTCCTGGCTCGGTTTAATGGAGGGCTTTCCCCAGACCTCGACATGGCTGATCTCGCGCAGCTTTTTCCTGGAAGCGCCTTTCACCAAGGGGCTTAAGCGCAACCAGGATACGGACTGGCTGCTGCGCTCGCTGCGTCTGCCGGGTGTGAGCGTAGCTCTGGTGCCGGAAGTATTGAGCATTTTCTACAACGAGCGGAAACGGAAACGGATCACCGGGAGCATGGACTGGCAGGACTGCCGGAACTGGGCAGTAGGTAACCGGGAAATCTTCACGCCGAAGGCACTGTCATCCTACCTCGCCATTCTGCCGATGAATCTGGCAGCGCAGGAGGGGGTCCCTTTACGTAAGCGTTTCTCGCTGGTGAGCGATTGCCGCAAGTATGGTGCACTGGATGCGAAGATCTTGTGGCTGTTGCTGTTGAACGGTATGGTATATCCATATCTAAGGAAAATCATGTCGCCGGATGTCCGGAAAAGGGTGCTTTACTATGCTTCATTTCGTGGGCTGCGTGGCTCACAGCGCCCATCTGACCGCAAAGGCGATAAGGAGTACTCCGCAGGAATCTCGTGA
- a CDS encoding flippase: MKLLQAELQKLKKSTLARNAGWMFLGQGLGLISQALYFILLARLLGTAQYGVYAGTFALVSLVGQYSSLGSDTVFLRYVSADKTRFAPYWGNVLLFVCGLSLVVSFVLHLIGHYILNPESAAIVFPAAISICFCTQMGFAAGRVFQTFEKMRVTAMMNLLTNVMRLIAAAVMVVTMHRATAGQWVIASLIVSLIGAVVAVVAVSMNFGRPKFDFSLAKRHAGEGLQYSFSQSTSSAYNDLDKTMLSHYGMNVANGIYAMAYRVVEIATIPIFSLRDAAMPRFFQQGAKGIDHAAELGRTLLRKAFWLGLAGAAGMFLLAPLVPYVVGHDYAQSVSALRWLCLIPVFRSVHQMTGSALTGSGMQKYRTTSQCVAAAFNFCLNLWLIPRHGWLGAAWASLLTDGGLGIMNWVIVARLSRTATRQAVAAAA; this comes from the coding sequence ATGAAGTTGTTGCAAGCGGAGTTGCAAAAGCTCAAGAAGAGCACACTGGCACGCAATGCTGGCTGGATGTTTCTAGGGCAGGGACTGGGACTGATCTCGCAGGCGCTCTATTTCATCCTGTTGGCGCGTCTGCTGGGGACGGCTCAATATGGCGTCTATGCCGGAACCTTTGCCTTGGTCTCGTTGGTGGGGCAGTATAGCTCTCTTGGTTCCGATACCGTTTTTCTCCGTTATGTGAGTGCGGACAAGACGCGCTTCGCCCCATACTGGGGCAACGTGCTGCTGTTTGTATGTGGTTTGAGCCTGGTGGTTTCTTTTGTGCTCCATCTGATCGGCCACTACATCCTCAACCCGGAGAGCGCGGCGATCGTTTTTCCGGCGGCAATTAGTATCTGCTTCTGCACGCAGATGGGTTTTGCCGCAGGACGCGTGTTTCAGACCTTCGAGAAGATGCGCGTGACCGCGATGATGAACCTGCTGACCAATGTCATGCGCCTGATTGCAGCGGCGGTGATGGTCGTGACCATGCATCGTGCGACGGCAGGACAGTGGGTGATCGCTTCGCTGATCGTTTCGCTGATCGGAGCGGTTGTGGCCGTGGTGGCAGTCTCGATGAACTTCGGCCGTCCCAAATTCGATTTCTCGCTGGCAAAGCGGCATGCTGGCGAGGGGCTGCAATACTCGTTCTCGCAATCGACGTCTTCGGCTTATAACGATCTCGATAAAACCATGCTGAGCCATTACGGCATGAATGTGGCCAACGGTATTTATGCCATGGCCTATCGCGTAGTTGAGATCGCAACAATTCCGATTTTTTCTCTGCGCGACGCGGCGATGCCGAGGTTCTTCCAGCAGGGAGCAAAAGGCATCGATCACGCCGCCGAGCTAGGACGCACATTGCTGCGTAAGGCGTTTTGGCTGGGACTGGCCGGTGCAGCGGGAATGTTTCTGCTGGCTCCGTTGGTGCCTTATGTCGTGGGTCATGATTATGCGCAGAGTGTTTCGGCGCTGCGTTGGCTATGCCTGATTCCGGTGTTCCGCAGTGTGCATCAAATGACAGGATCGGCTCTGACTGGTTCCGGCATGCAGAAGTACCGTACAACAAGCCAATGCGTTGCGGCAGCCTTCAACTTTTGCCTGAATCTGTGGCTGATTCCAAGGCACGGATGGCTGGGTGCTGCTTGGGCCAGCCTCTTAACCGATGGTGGCCTGGGCATCATGAACTGGGTCATTGTGGCGCGGCTTTCGCGCACCGCAACCCGCCAGGCTGTCGCGGCAGCCGCATAG
- a CDS encoding polysaccharide biosynthesis/export family protein — protein sequence MKPSKSLLLLLLAVTFGFARASWAQQDALLIGPGDMVHITVLDAPELEQHARVTESGEVPLMVGGNAKIAGMTPEQAANAIGTQLVNEHFLVNPKISVVVEQFATQNISVLGEVRQPGSYPVTAAKTVAEVLALAGGLQADADRNVIIQRHGTGEMVTYYSSNWPLTVPDSAAPGVKPANAEALHTRETMVYPGDTVRVAKAELVFALGDLGRPGGFPIYNNDSHLTVLQLVSLAGGANHTASLGHVRLVRRGPDGKIEDIKLPLGDMQKGKHPDEVLQANDILYVPFSFTKNAALGVTSILAAATNASVFVF from the coding sequence ATGAAACCCTCTAAGTCCTTGCTTCTCCTTCTTCTTGCGGTAACCTTCGGCTTTGCACGAGCCTCCTGGGCGCAGCAGGATGCGTTGCTGATCGGACCAGGGGACATGGTGCACATCACGGTGCTGGATGCTCCCGAGCTCGAGCAGCATGCCCGGGTGACAGAGAGCGGCGAGGTTCCGCTCATGGTGGGCGGGAATGCAAAGATCGCCGGCATGACTCCCGAGCAGGCGGCGAATGCTATCGGAACTCAGCTGGTGAACGAACATTTCCTCGTCAACCCGAAGATCTCGGTGGTGGTGGAACAGTTCGCCACGCAGAATATCTCGGTCCTGGGCGAAGTGCGGCAGCCCGGCTCGTATCCAGTAACAGCGGCGAAGACGGTAGCCGAGGTGCTTGCCCTGGCAGGTGGTTTGCAGGCCGATGCTGATCGCAATGTCATCATTCAGCGCCATGGCACCGGCGAGATGGTGACATACTACTCCTCGAACTGGCCGTTGACCGTGCCGGATTCCGCAGCGCCAGGCGTGAAGCCGGCAAACGCGGAAGCTCTGCATACACGGGAGACGATGGTCTATCCGGGTGATACCGTGCGTGTGGCCAAGGCCGAGCTGGTCTTTGCGTTGGGCGATCTGGGACGTCCGGGCGGATTCCCGATCTATAACAACGACTCTCACCTGACTGTTCTGCAGTTGGTTTCGCTTGCCGGAGGCGCGAATCATACGGCATCCCTCGGACATGTGCGCCTGGTGCGCCGCGGTCCGGATGGAAAGATCGAAGACATCAAGCTTCCCCTGGGAGACATGCAGAAGGGCAAGCATCCGGATGAGGTTCTGCAGGCAAATGACATCCTCTATGTGCCGTTCAGCTTCACCAAGAACGCTGCTCTTGGCGTGACCTCGATTCTCGCCGCGGCTACGAACGCGTCTGTGTTCGTTTTCTAA